Genomic DNA from Salvia miltiorrhiza cultivar Shanhuang (shh) chromosome 1, IMPLAD_Smil_shh, whole genome shotgun sequence:
GGAGGCTctgggcggcggcggcagccctGCCGCTGATGTTGGATGTAGGAAGAAAGATGGGGCGGTGTCTCTTTGGGTGCGTGCGTGTTCTGAGTTGCGCGAGAGAGAGTGTGTTGAAGGAAGAGTGTGTTGTCTGCATGGaacgattttttatttttgaatggCCTACCAGTAAAGCTTCTCTTGGTTTCTGAGAAAGGCGGCGGCAATGGCAGCTGTGGCGGTGGCGAGGATACATTTGGATTTTCAATCACAtagaaattaaatattcaaattcTGACAACAAGCCTAAAGCCGTGAGCAAAACAATAAATTTTGCTTCAACAAATTCTCCCTCACGCCGCCCGTCTTATGGTGAAGCTGGTGAAAGGATTCGATTAAgttttactctctccgtccaatTTCATTGCGGCACAATTTTTGAGAAGCGTATGATTGTAGGAGCTAATTATGTTAAAATAGGACGGTAACTTTAATTTAgtgttttaaaaataagaaaaacatattacgaaatttgaaaataaggattattattttcatttttttataatttatacttctatttaacacatcaaaatgAGAACTATATATATAGCTTTCATCACAATTCGAAATAcgagtgtaaatgtaaaaaatggaaACTGTAGTccatattttcaaatttcgtaatGTATGGTCCTTAGTTTTAAATTCTGTAACATAaagttttctttttaaaaagCACTAAATGTTACGGTCatgttttaacaattagctctaTTATAGTGTAATTATATGTAGGCCCAAACATATTTAATATAAGCATTGGTTGAGCCTCTAGTTGGCTCAATCATGCTTTGAGCCCGTTTATGAGCCAACTATTACATTAGTTGGGAGGGGCTTATTCCGGGggccctagttaataatcacaaaattaaactaaagcataaaaagttaaaattgaagaaaatatatataagaaattaaataaaattgaaagtgggacacaaagtggaacataaagtgtggtacactgaatcttaTTTCGGGGGGCTTGAGCCCTCAGATCCACCCCTACTCCCGTTCATCAATGGAGAAGATCGGTATAATTTGGTTCAAGTTTGACCGAACACCGAAAAATGGTTCCAAAAGCCATTTAGGCCTTCCATATTTCATCACAAAGCAACCCATCAAAACTCCAATCACGAATGCACATCCATATCCCAAAGCCACAGGTCGCCAACTAAATCCATCCACAAAATCAgactcatcttcatcttcatcttgaTCGTCACGAGTCAACGTGGGAATCTGACCGCACTTTTTAGTCAACGGGAATCCGCATAATCCCGAGTTCCAAACGTACGAGCTGTTATCAAATGTCGGAAACTGGCCGCCAGACTGAGGAATCTCCCCGACAAGATCATTCCCCGAAAGATTCAACGCGGAAAGAAAATTCAACTCCGTCAGCTGCCGAGGAATCTCGCCGCTCAATCGGTTCGACGACAGGTCCAACGATTCCAGCGCCTTCACGCTCCCGAGAGAGGACGGAATCTTCCCGGTGAGACCGTTGCGCGACATGTTCAGGTATCTCAGCGAGTTAAGATTCCCGATGCATTCCGGAATCTCCCCGGAGAAGTAGTTCCCGGACACGTCGATCGCGGTGAACGTCGTCAAGATTCTGACCACCGGCTGATCCGTACCTTTGATAACAAACACCATTGATTCCTCGTATTTGCTGAACCAGTTTCTCTTCTCTGTCACATTCTCCCTCGCGTTCATCATGGCGGGGAAGGTGGCGAGATACCTAGTTGGGAGGGAGCCGTTGAATTTATTCTCAGAGATATCCAACACTTGCAGCTTTTGAAACGGAGCGCGATCGTCGTCGATGGGCGAAACGGCGCCGTTGAATCTGTTGCGGCTCAAGACGAGGACTCGGAGATCCGCGAGAGTCTGCAACCAAAAGGGAAATTCATCTTGTATTCTATTGTTTCCGACGTCGAGCACCTGCAGCTTCCCACAATTTGCTAGGGTTTGCGGCAGCTTTCCTCGGAGATGATTGCCGTTGAGGTCGAGAGACTCGAGAGCGCAGCCGTTGGGGAACGACGGCGGGATGAGGCCGTGGAAGGCATTCTCCTTCAGATGAAGAACTTGCAGAGATTTACTCAGATGTCCTAAACACTTTGGGATTGCTCCATGCAGAGTGTTGTTTGAGAGGTGGAGGAATTGGAGGGATGTGAGGTTGCAAATGGATGATGGAATCTGTCCAATGAAGCTGTTGGAGTGGAGGATTAGGGTTTTGAGGGAGTGGAGGTTTCCAATGGTGGAAGGTATGGAGGAGGAGAGATTGTTTGTGGCCAAGTTGAGGTAAGTTAAGTTGTGGGATTTTTCAATATTTGGTGGTATGGAGCCTTCGAAAAGGTTAGTGGAGAGATCAATACTCTCTATTTTAGCTGTGAATAATTCTCTAGGAATGGTACCTGAAAGTTATGGGATTAATTATAGAGGGTTTtcttaatttcaaaaattataattataaatcaaGTCATAATTAATGTGTAAAAACAAAtgggaaataataattaaattaattaaataaatagaattAGGTTCTAGTGAGATTACTATTTTTTCGTGAGAtttgagactaatgaataaatCACTATATAGGAATAAGGTAatatttaatgatattaaaaaaattagtaaaattttcctTTAGATAAATATCAATCAGAGAATACGGTAAATCAATAtttacaaatcaatctaagatctcaccatataCGAGCGATGTCATAAGAACCATTCcctaaataaatatatgtatctatatattactccctccgtcccacgaatcttgacacgtttggtttcgacacgagaattaaggagttgtagattagtgttttaagtgtgtagttaataaagtataaaagtgataaaagtaggagagagaatttaataaagatgataaagtatgagagagaatgtaataattattaccttatttagaaatgtatcaagattcgtgggacggcccaaaaaggaaaatgtgtcATTATTCGTGGAACGGTGGGAGTAATTCATTGTTGCGGATATTACTGAAGATCATAACGATGATCAAAGAGTGAGCTTACCAGTCAAAGCATTCTTCTCGAGAGATAATGCGATAAGTGATTTCATGTTGAAAATGACCGGAGGCAAACGGCCGATGAAGTTGTTGGAAGCCATGTACAATGCAACTAAATTATCAAGGGCACCGATCTCTTCTGGAATCACAcctaaagaaataaataaataaaataatttaatcgttaatcatatttatataaatgtGTTCCATTAATTAGCATCAGATAGTTAGATACATGATTTTGTATCAGAGAATCCACTAGTTTGACTGATAAAGCAAAAGTGCATAAATTATCTGCAATATTCTAtatagtgttaataggcaaataTACCCACTTTCATAATCTATCTATCAAAACTACGTACTCATccatataataaatatatttaaaatttataaaagttCTTACATAATATAATTGTACTTATGTAAGTGTAAGATTGTTAGTTAAAAATTGTATAAAATCTGAGAAAATATGCATTTATTgagtatattattttattataagaGTTGGTAGTTTTgataaataagttatgaaaGTGGTTAGTTTAAATTTcagatattatattgatgaaAAGAATGAacaattatgtaatttatatatcgCCTAATTAAGCATATCATATTTGAATGAATGATAGATAAACAACGATCCGATAAGCATTTAAAAGATTCAACTTTTGTCCGATCAAGTGATGAAAAGCTTCTCTACAAATAAAGATGTTGGgaatcttgtggaatatcctaacccttgttttgatgataccaaaattcataggacttaaatgtaatagactagaatcgtttttgaactcaagtgttagagttcgtttctagtttagttgcggtgtcaaagactgaagactgaagactgaagaacgaagactgaagacggcagttaccaactgaagtatcagttgaagaatcagttgaagactgattatttaatgcgcgccatggactgatactaaagtcaagtatcagttgaacattcctcctaggactgatcttccaacgttcagaggaagccacgtacgctcaagtacagccgcattaaatgcagagatatctcaatatcttatctctgcagaggtcattcctatctggtggttacttttcagagatgtcacatctcctgtccatcaaagagagccgtttccacacagacaaggaacctcgaagattgaagcctcagcccaaattcgaattgctctccaacggaagaaatcttgaggacgatttacgccaacggatctattcaagagttctcctacaaatagcgctcgaggatcacttcaatcttcaccgattcaacgacataagctgaagctctgccgaaatagctactcagcctaaagcttaaaccgccaaagcttgaatcgaagaagagaattccaaagccaaaatcagtcactgctgattacatacattctcttagaccctaggcatatattctgtgtacccagaagccaaaggtcaaacttgcttcaaagaacttgtt
This window encodes:
- the LOC131012622 gene encoding receptor-like protein 33; the encoded protein is MVLMTSLVYGTIPRELFTAKIESIDLSTNLFEGSIPPNIEKSHNLTYLNLATNNLSSSIPSTIGNLHSLKTLILHSNSFIGQIPSSICNLTSLQFLHLSNNTLHGAIPKCLGHLSKSLQVLHLKENAFHGLIPPSFPNGCALESLDLNGNHLRGKLPQTLANCGKLQVLDVGNNRIQDEFPFWLQTLADLRVLVLSRNRFNGAVSPIDDDRAPFQKLQVLDISENKFNGSLPTRYLATFPAMMNARENVTEKRNWFSKYEESMVFVIKGTDQPVVRILTTFTAIDVSGNYFSGEIPECIGNLNSLRYLNMSRNGLTGKIPSSLGSVKALESLDLSSNRLSGEIPRQLTELNFLSALNLSGNDLVGEIPQSGGQFPTFDNSSYVWNSGLCGFPLTKKCGQIPTLTRDDQDEDEDESDFVDGFSWRPVALGYGCAFVIGVLMGCFVMKYGRPKWLLEPFFGVRKEIRKTKKWKVEVVEVVLGVDRGGASERRRCGEKAGGALAGETGAAAVPDLEKGRRQRSSCAVRRGDGGGTRCFQSKKEGDHAGLEETASGVAAAMAGWGSGVVAVWPRG